One region of Roseovarius faecimaris genomic DNA includes:
- a CDS encoding vWA domain-containing protein: MLRSLCASVLALSVGLAPALAQDGCARDAMLVMDGSASMDEKGFDLTAPTRIDDARAAMALAMPQIAPIRRVGLLVYGPGGDEGCTGISLRFAPVRDAAGPVAEEIGGLIPGGMTPLAASVEAAADVLGSRGIIVLVTDGNETCGGRPCALGRRLAEETRLTVHVIGFRVAFDPFAWNSPEAGVFTGADSVAKCLSDATGGMYVNTETVEELAEALRVTLGCDLIGMRPSLRRSG, encoded by the coding sequence ATGTTGCGGTCTCTATGCGCCTCTGTCCTTGCCCTCTCGGTGGGTCTTGCCCCTGCCCTTGCGCAGGATGGCTGCGCGCGCGATGCGATGCTGGTGATGGATGGCTCCGCCTCGATGGACGAGAAGGGCTTTGACCTCACCGCGCCCACGCGCATCGACGACGCCCGCGCGGCCATGGCCCTGGCGATGCCGCAGATCGCCCCGATCCGGCGGGTGGGCTTGCTGGTCTATGGCCCCGGCGGGGATGAGGGCTGCACCGGCATTTCCCTGCGCTTTGCGCCGGTGCGCGATGCCGCCGGGCCGGTGGCGGAAGAGATCGGTGGGCTGATCCCCGGCGGGATGACACCACTGGCCGCCTCGGTCGAGGCCGCCGCCGATGTGCTCGGCTCGCGCGGGATCATCGTGCTGGTGACGGATGGAAACGAGACCTGCGGTGGGCGGCCCTGTGCGCTCGGGCGGCGGCTGGCGGAGGAGACGCGGCTGACCGTGCATGTGATCGGCTTCCGCGTGGCCTTTGACCCCTTTGCCTGGAACAGCCCCGAGGCGGGTGTGTTCACCGGCGCGGATAGCGTGGCCAAGTGCCTGTCGGATGCGACGGGGGGGATGTATGTGAACACCGAGACGGTGGAGGAACTGGCCGAGGCTTTGCGGGTGACGCTGGGGTGTGATTTGATCGGGATGAGGCCAAGCCTGCGCCGATCTGGGTGA
- the rpsE gene encoding 30S ribosomal protein S5 has translation MARDDNRGRGRDREEAPEFADRLVAINRVSKTVKGGKRFGFAALVVVGDQKGRVGFGKGKAKEVPEAIRKATEQAKRQMIRVPLREGRTLHHDIEGRHGAGKVVMRTAPTGTGIIAGGPMRAVFEMLGVQDVVAKSIGSQNPYNMIRATIDGLQKEASPRMVAQRRGKKVADILKKDDAPAAADAEA, from the coding sequence ATGGCAAGAGATGACAACCGGGGCCGGGGTCGCGACCGCGAAGAAGCTCCAGAATTCGCCGACCGCCTGGTCGCGATCAACCGCGTTTCCAAAACCGTCAAGGGTGGTAAGCGCTTCGGCTTCGCCGCGCTCGTCGTTGTGGGCGACCAGAAAGGCCGTGTCGGCTTCGGCAAGGGCAAGGCCAAAGAGGTGCCAGAGGCGATCCGCAAGGCCACCGAGCAAGCCAAGCGCCAGATGATCCGCGTGCCGCTGCGCGAAGGCCGCACCCTGCACCACGATATCGAGGGGCGTCATGGCGCCGGTAAGGTGGTCATGCGCACTGCCCCCACGGGGACCGGTATCATCGCCGGTGGTCCGATGCGGGCCGTCTTCGAGATGCTGGGCGTGCAGGACGTTGTTGCCAAATCCATCGGCTCGCAGAACCCCTATAACATGATCCGCGCCACCATCGACGGGCTGCAAAAAGAAGCCAGCCCCCGCATGGTCGCCCAACGCCGTGGCAAGAAAGTCGCCGACATCCTGAAAAAGGATGACGCACCGGCTGCTGCCGACGCGGAAGCCTGA
- the rpsH gene encoding 30S ribosomal protein S8 produces MNDPIGDMLTRIRNSQMRGKSTVTCPASKLRGWVLDVLADEGYIRGYEKVTGDDGHPALEISLKYFDGAPVIREMKRVSKPGRRVYMGVNDIPVVRQGLGVSIVSTPKGVMSDASARAANVGGEVICTVF; encoded by the coding sequence ATGAACGATCCTATCGGCGATATGCTCACCCGTATCCGCAACAGCCAGATGCGCGGCAAGTCCACCGTGACCTGCCCGGCATCGAAGCTGCGCGGCTGGGTTCTGGATGTGCTGGCCGACGAAGGCTACATCCGCGGCTATGAGAAAGTGACGGGCGACGATGGTCACCCGGCGCTGGAAATCAGCCTGAAATATTTCGACGGCGCTCCCGTCATTCGCGAGATGAAGCGGGTCTCCAAGCCCGGTCGTCGCGTGTATATGGGCGTCAATGACATCCCCGTTGTCCGTCAGGGCCTGGGCGTGTCGATTGTCTCCACGCCCAAGGGTGTGATGTCGGACGCAAGTGCCCGCGCTGCCAATGTTGGTGGCGAGGTCATCTGCACCGTATTCTAA
- a CDS encoding TauD/TfdA family dioxygenase: MRLDELPPAFTGPAAWIGRDLAARPETWHVALSDAQIADLEQAAEAYLALGRDIGEITAEAFPLGPFASHVTRLRDKLIKGIGVEVLSGLPVQRYSQEMAATIFCGIGAHLGRARSQNAAGHILGHVRDTGADPNDTNTRIYQTSARQTFHTDSADVVGLMCLRDAKEGGDSLLVSAETLFNRMRATRPDLLALLFDPIATDRRGEVPEGMKPFMEIPVLSWHAGHLTVFYQRQYIDSAQRFPDAMRLTEQHIEALDMFDALANDPELHIQMRLKPGDMQFVYNHAQLHDRTGFVDWPDRDKRRHLMRLWLSVPGDRPLPECFRQRYGSIEIGNRGGIVTAGTRLHAPLD; the protein is encoded by the coding sequence ATGCGCCTTGACGAACTTCCCCCCGCATTCACCGGCCCCGCGGCCTGGATCGGCCGCGATCTGGCGGCCCGGCCCGAGACATGGCACGTCGCCCTTTCCGATGCACAGATCGCTGATCTTGAACAGGCGGCTGAGGCCTATCTCGCCCTTGGCCGCGACATCGGTGAGATCACGGCAGAGGCGTTTCCGCTGGGCCCGTTTGCCAGCCATGTGACCCGGTTGCGTGACAAGCTGATCAAGGGTATCGGCGTTGAGGTGCTGAGCGGCCTGCCCGTGCAGCGGTATAGCCAGGAGATGGCCGCCACCATCTTCTGCGGGATCGGCGCGCATCTGGGGCGGGCGCGCTCGCAGAATGCCGCCGGGCACATCCTGGGCCATGTGCGCGATACAGGGGCGGACCCCAACGACACCAACACCCGCATCTATCAGACCTCCGCGCGCCAGACCTTTCACACCGACAGCGCCGACGTGGTGGGCCTGATGTGCCTGCGCGATGCCAAGGAGGGCGGCGATAGCCTTCTGGTCAGCGCCGAGACACTCTTTAACCGCATGCGCGCCACGCGCCCGGACCTTCTGGCGCTGCTCTTTGACCCCATCGCCACCGACCGGCGCGGCGAGGTTCCCGAAGGGATGAAGCCTTTCATGGAAATCCCGGTGCTGAGCTGGCACGCGGGTCATCTGACCGTTTTTTACCAGCGGCAGTATATCGACAGCGCGCAGCGGTTTCCCGACGCCATGCGCCTGACCGAGCAGCATATCGAGGCGCTCGATATGTTCGACGCCCTTGCCAATGATCCGGAGTTGCACATCCAGATGCGCCTCAAGCCGGGCGATATGCAGTTTGTCTATAATCACGCGCAACTGCACGACCGGACCGGCTTTGTCGACTGGCCCGATAGGGACAAGCGGCGGCACCTGATGCGGCTGTGGCTGTCTGTTCCGGGGGACAGGCCGCTGCCGGAATGCTTCCGGCAACGCTATGGCTCGATCGAGATTGGCAATCGCGGCGGGATCGTCACTGCCGGCACAAGGCTGCACGCCCCGCTGGACTGA
- the rplQ gene encoding 50S ribosomal protein L17, which produces MRHARGYRRLNRTHEHRKALFANMAGSLIEHEQIKTTLPKAKELRRVVEKLITLGKRGDLHARRQAASQLKQDMHVAKLFDVLGPRYAERQGGYVRVLKAGFRYGDMAPMAIIEFVDRDVDAKGAADKARVAAEEAAGDDE; this is translated from the coding sequence ATGCGTCACGCACGAGGATACCGCCGCCTGAACCGCACTCATGAGCACCGCAAGGCGCTCTTTGCCAACATGGCCGGCTCGCTCATCGAACATGAGCAAATCAAGACCACCCTGCCCAAAGCCAAGGAACTGCGCCGCGTGGTGGAAAAGCTGATCACCCTGGGCAAGCGCGGCGATCTGCACGCGCGCCGTCAGGCCGCATCGCAGCTCAAGCAGGACATGCATGTGGCCAAGCTCTTTGACGTGCTTGGACCGCGCTATGCCGAACGTCAGGGCGGGTATGTCCGCGTGCTGAAGGCCGGCTTCCGCTATGGCGACATGGCTCCGATGGCGATCATCGAATTCGTCGATCGTGACGTCGATGCCAAGGGTGCCGCCGACAAGGCCCGCGTGGCCGCCGAAGAGGCAGCCGGCGACGACGAATAA
- the rplR gene encoding 50S ribosomal protein L18, producing the protein MANSKRQLFIKRRLRVRNKLRKVNAGRPRLSVHRSSKNISVQLIDDLNGVTLASASTMEKALSTGKNDIAAATKVGEAIAERAKKAGVTEAYFDRGGFLFHGRIKALADAAREGGLKI; encoded by the coding sequence ATGGCAAACAGCAAACGACAACTGTTCATCAAACGCCGCCTGCGCGTTCGGAACAAACTTCGCAAGGTCAATGCAGGGCGTCCGCGCCTCAGCGTGCACCGGTCGTCCAAGAATATCAGCGTGCAGCTGATCGACGATCTGAACGGTGTGACCCTGGCGTCGGCATCGACTATGGAAAAGGCCCTGTCGACCGGCAAGAACGACATCGCCGCCGCCACCAAAGTGGGCGAGGCGATTGCCGAGCGCGCCAAGAAGGCGGGCGTCACCGAGGCCTATTTCGACCGGGGCGGGTTCCTGTTCCACGGTCGTATCAAGGCCCTGGCCGACGCCGCGCGTGAAGGCGGGCTGAAAATATAG
- the rplF gene encoding 50S ribosomal protein L6, whose amino-acid sequence MSRIGKQPVALPSGVTATLNGQTIEVKGPKDTQSFTATDDVTIAIEEGQITVSPRGKSKRARQQWGMTRTVIANLVHGASDTFKKELEIRGVGYRAQMQGNVLKLNLGLSHDVDFEVPAGVTVTAPKPTELVVEGHDKQLVGQVAANIRDWRRPEPYKGKGIRYKDEYIFQKEGKKK is encoded by the coding sequence ATGTCTCGTATCGGCAAACAACCGGTCGCCCTTCCCAGCGGCGTGACGGCGACCCTGAACGGTCAGACCATCGAGGTCAAAGGCCCGAAGGACACCCAAAGCTTCACCGCCACGGATGACGTGACCATCGCCATCGAAGAGGGCCAGATCACGGTCAGCCCCCGTGGCAAGTCCAAGCGCGCGCGCCAGCAATGGGGCATGACCCGTACGGTCATCGCCAACCTGGTGCACGGGGCCTCGGACACGTTCAAGAAAGAGCTGGAGATCCGCGGCGTGGGCTACCGGGCTCAGATGCAGGGCAATGTCCTGAAGCTGAACCTCGGCCTGTCGCATGATGTGGATTTCGAAGTACCTGCTGGAGTGACTGTCACTGCGCCCAAGCCCACCGAACTGGTGGTCGAAGGCCATGACAAGCAGCTCGTCGGTCAGGTCGCGGCCAATATCCGCGACTGGCGGCGCCCCGAGCCCTACAAGGGCAAGGGCATCCGCTACAAGGACGAGTATATCTTCCAGAAGGAAGGCAAGAAGAAGTAA
- the rpsN gene encoding 30S ribosomal protein S14 translates to MAKKAMIEREKKRQKLVEKYAAKRAALKEIINDESKPMEERFRASLKLAQLPRNSSATRLHNRCQLTGRPHAYYRKLKISRIALRDLGSAGQLPGVVKSSW, encoded by the coding sequence ATGGCAAAAAAAGCAATGATCGAACGCGAGAAGAAGCGTCAGAAGCTGGTGGAGAAATACGCCGCCAAGCGCGCCGCGCTCAAAGAGATCATCAATGATGAATCCAAGCCGATGGAAGAGCGTTTCCGCGCCTCCCTGAAGCTGGCGCAACTGCCCCGCAACAGCTCGGCCACACGGTTGCACAACCGCTGCCAGCTGACGGGCCGTCCGCATGCTTACTATCGCAAGCTGAAAATCAGCCGGATCGCCCTGCGTGATCTGGGCTCCGCCGGCCAGTTGCCCGGCGTTGTGAAATCGAGCTGGTAA
- the rpsK gene encoding 30S ribosomal protein S11, with translation MARDTRRAKRKVSKNIATGVAHVNSSFNNTKILISDVQGNAIAWSSAGTMGFKGSRKSTPYAAQMAAEDAGKKAQEHGMKTLEVEVQGPGSGRESALRALAAIGFNITSIRDVTPIAHNGCRPPKRRRV, from the coding sequence ATGGCACGTGATACCCGTCGCGCAAAGCGCAAGGTCTCCAAGAACATCGCCACCGGTGTGGCGCATGTGAACAGCTCGTTCAACAACACCAAGATCCTGATCTCGGACGTGCAGGGCAACGCGATTGCCTGGTCCTCGGCCGGGACCATGGGCTTCAAGGGCTCGCGCAAATCGACCCCTTACGCGGCCCAGATGGCTGCGGAGGATGCGGGCAAGAAAGCTCAGGAGCATGGCATGAAGACGCTCGAAGTCGAAGTGCAAGGCCCCGGCTCTGGCCGTGAAAGCGCGCTGCGCGCCCTGGCGGCGATTGGTTTCAACATCACCTCGATCCGTGATGTGACCCCGATTGCCCACAATGGCTGCCGCCCGCCGAAACGCCGCCGCGTTTAA
- a CDS encoding BLUF domain-containing protein has translation MDFQLLYRSVSNHSKWHSSDMDILNHAIAANKLAGISGYLLRDQRLFYQVLEGSEDRLRLLFARICRDQRHTDVECLKFEAVDKPLFADWSMGYQVARLSGLAPGGISESPHGPEGDADAIIAQIKRIASH, from the coding sequence ATGGACTTTCAACTCTTGTATCGCAGCGTCTCCAACCATAGCAAATGGCATAGCAGCGATATGGATATTCTGAACCACGCCATTGCCGCCAACAAGCTGGCAGGCATTTCCGGGTATCTGCTGCGCGATCAGCGGCTCTTCTATCAGGTGCTGGAAGGCTCCGAGGACAGGCTGAGGCTTCTATTCGCACGAATTTGCCGGGATCAGCGTCACACGGATGTTGAATGCCTCAAATTCGAAGCGGTGGACAAACCGCTCTTCGCAGACTGGTCTATGGGATATCAGGTGGCCCGCCTTTCCGGCCTCGCCCCAGGCGGGATCAGCGAAAGCCCCCATGGCCCCGAAGGCGACGCGGACGCGATCATCGCCCAGATCAAACGGATTGCGAGCCACTGA
- a CDS encoding adenylate kinase, whose protein sequence is MNIILLGPPGAGKGTQAHILVEGRGMIQLSTGDMLREAKDSGTEMGKIVADVMARGDLVTDEIVIGLIREKLQGDKQGGFIFDGFPRTLAQADALADLLAENGETLDAVVEMQVDDDALVQRITARSTCGGCGAVYNDITKPWPADGKCANCGSTEVKRRADDNEESLKNRLMEYYKKTSPLIGYYYAKGQLRSVNGLGEIDEVSASIAGALDG, encoded by the coding sequence ATGAACATTATCCTTCTCGGACCGCCGGGCGCCGGCAAAGGCACGCAGGCACATATCCTCGTCGAAGGGCGCGGGATGATCCAGCTTTCGACCGGTGACATGCTGCGCGAAGCCAAGGACAGCGGAACCGAGATGGGCAAGATCGTGGCCGACGTGATGGCGCGCGGCGATCTGGTGACGGATGAGATCGTGATCGGCCTGATCCGCGAGAAGCTTCAGGGCGACAAGCAGGGCGGCTTCATCTTCGACGGCTTCCCCCGCACCCTGGCCCAGGCCGATGCGCTGGCCGATCTGCTGGCCGAGAATGGCGAGACGCTGGATGCCGTGGTGGAAATGCAGGTGGATGACGATGCCCTGGTGCAGCGGATCACCGCGCGATCGACCTGTGGCGGCTGCGGCGCGGTCTATAACGACATCACCAAGCCCTGGCCCGCCGATGGCAAATGCGCCAATTGCGGCTCGACCGAGGTCAAGCGCCGGGCGGATGACAATGAGGAAAGCCTCAAGAACCGCCTGATGGAGTATTACAAGAAAACCTCGCCGCTGATCGGGTATTACTACGCCAAGGGTCAGCTGCGCTCGGTCAACGGTCTGGGCGAGATCGACGAGGTGTCCGCGTCAATCGCAGGCGCGCTGGACGGGTAA
- a CDS encoding ectoine synthase → MFVKTLADILDTDAHVTGDAFESRRILLASDGLGYSFHDTVIKAGTTQHLHYKNHIEANYCIDGQGEVECVATGQVWPLGPGSMYVLDQHDAHIVRAETDMRLICIFTPALTGQETHDPDGSYAAPE, encoded by the coding sequence ATGTTCGTCAAAACCCTCGCCGATATTCTCGATACCGACGCTCATGTTACCGGTGACGCCTTTGAAAGCCGTCGGATCCTGCTGGCGTCGGACGGGCTGGGCTATTCCTTCCACGACACGGTGATCAAGGCGGGCACAACGCAGCATCTGCATTACAAGAACCATATCGAGGCGAATTACTGCATAGACGGGCAGGGGGAGGTGGAATGCGTGGCCACGGGACAGGTCTGGCCGCTTGGCCCTGGGTCGATGTATGTGCTCGACCAGCATGACGCGCATATCGTGCGGGCTGAGACAGATATGCGGTTGATCTGTATTTTCACACCGGCGCTGACCGGGCAGGAGACGCATGATCCTGATGGAAGTTACGCCGCGCCGGAGTGA
- the rpsM gene encoding 30S ribosomal protein S13: protein MARIAGVNIPTHKRVPIALTYITGIGHASAKAICEAVNIDAARRVNELSDAEVLAVREHIDANYNVEGDLRREVQMNIKRLMDLGCYRGLRHRRNLPVRGQRTHTNARTRKGPAKPIAGKKK, encoded by the coding sequence GTGGCACGTATCGCCGGCGTAAACATCCCGACCCACAAACGGGTCCCGATCGCCCTCACCTATATCACCGGTATCGGCCATGCTTCGGCCAAAGCCATCTGCGAAGCCGTGAACATCGACGCTGCCCGTCGTGTGAACGAGCTCTCCGACGCCGAAGTTCTTGCCGTGCGCGAGCATATCGACGCCAATTACAACGTCGAAGGCGACCTGCGCCGTGAAGTGCAGATGAACATCAAGCGCCTGATGGACCTCGGCTGCTACCGTGGCCTGCGCCATCGCCGCAATCTGCCCGTGCGCGGCCAGCGCACCCACACCAATGCGCGCACGCGCAAAGGTCCGGCGAAACCCATCGCCGGCAAGAAGAAGTAA
- a CDS encoding DNA-directed RNA polymerase subunit alpha: MIHKNWAELIKPTQLDVKPGNDPLRQATIVAEPLERGFGLTMGNALRRVLLSSLQGAAITSVQIDNVLHEFSSVAGVREDVTDIVLNLKGVALRMEVEGPKRLSINAKGPGVVTAGDISDSAGIEVLNKEHVICHLDDGADLFMELTVNTGKGYVSADKNKPEDAPIGLIPVDAIYSPVIKVSYDVQPTREGQVLDYDKLTMKVETDGSITPDDAVAYAARILQDQLSIFVNFEEPESAGRQDEDDGLEFNPLLLKKVDELELSVRSANCLKNDNIVYIGDLIQKTEAEMLRTPNFGRKSLNEIKEVLSGMGLHLGMDVEDWPPDNIEDLAKKFEDQF; the protein is encoded by the coding sequence ATGATCCATAAGAACTGGGCCGAATTGATCAAACCGACACAGCTCGACGTGAAGCCGGGCAATGACCCGCTGCGTCAGGCCACCATCGTGGCCGAACCGCTGGAGCGCGGCTTTGGCCTGACCATGGGCAACGCCCTGCGCCGCGTGCTGCTGAGCTCGCTGCAAGGCGCCGCCATCACCTCCGTGCAGATCGACAACGTCCTGCATGAGTTCTCCTCGGTTGCCGGTGTGCGTGAAGACGTGACCGACATCGTGCTGAACCTCAAGGGCGTCGCCCTGCGCATGGAAGTCGAAGGGCCCAAGCGCCTGTCGATCAATGCCAAGGGGCCGGGCGTCGTGACCGCGGGCGATATCTCCGACAGCGCGGGCATCGAAGTGCTGAACAAAGAGCACGTGATCTGCCACCTCGACGATGGCGCCGATCTCTTCATGGAACTCACCGTGAATACCGGCAAAGGCTATGTCTCGGCAGACAAGAACAAGCCCGAGGATGCGCCCATTGGCCTGATCCCCGTCGATGCGATCTATAGCCCCGTGATCAAGGTCAGCTATGACGTACAGCCCACCCGTGAGGGCCAGGTGCTGGACTATGACAAGCTGACCATGAAAGTGGAAACCGATGGCTCGATCACCCCGGACGATGCCGTGGCCTATGCCGCGCGTATCCTGCAGGATCAGCTCAGCATCTTCGTCAACTTCGAAGAGCCTGAGAGCGCCGGCCGTCAGGACGAGGACGATGGTCTGGAGTTCAACCCGCTTCTGCTGAAGAAAGTGGACGAGCTGGAGCTTTCCGTGCGCTCGGCTAACTGCCTGAAGAACGACAATATCGTCTATATCGGCGACCTGATCCAGAAAACCGAAGCCGAGATGCTGCGCACCCCGAACTTCGGCCGCAAGTCCCTGAACGAGATCAAGGAAGTGCTGTCTGGCATGGGTCTGCACCTGGGTATGGATGTCGAAGACTGGCCTCCCGACAATATCGAGGACCTGGCCAAGAAATTCGAAGACCAGTTTTAG
- the rpmD gene encoding 50S ribosomal protein L30, giving the protein MAKTIVIKQIGSPIRRPAKQRQTLIGLGLNKMHKVRELEDTPAVRGMINKIPHMVEIIEEKG; this is encoded by the coding sequence ATGGCCAAGACCATCGTGATCAAACAGATCGGCTCCCCGATCCGCCGCCCCGCCAAACAGCGCCAGACGCTGATCGGCCTGGGCCTGAACAAAATGCACAAGGTGCGCGAGCTGGAAGACACCCCCGCCGTGCGCGGCATGATCAACAAGATCCCGCATATGGTGGAGATCATCGAAGAAAAAGGGTGA
- the rplO gene encoding 50S ribosomal protein L15 — protein MKLHELRDNDGATKKRTRVGRGPGSGKGKTGGRGIKGQKSRSGVAIKGYEGGQMPLYQRLPKRGFTKPNAKKFAVVNLGLIQKFVDAKKLDAKGTITEDVLVESGLVRRKLDGVRVLAKGDVTAKLNIEVTGASKSAIEAVEKAGGSLKVTTAQAAE, from the coding sequence ATGAAACTGCATGAACTGCGCGACAATGACGGCGCAACCAAGAAACGCACCCGCGTAGGCCGTGGTCCGGGCTCGGGCAAGGGCAAGACCGGTGGCCGGGGTATCAAAGGTCAGAAATCCCGCTCGGGCGTGGCGATCAAAGGGTATGAAGGCGGGCAGATGCCGCTCTACCAACGCCTGCCGAAGCGCGGCTTCACCAAGCCGAACGCCAAGAAATTTGCCGTGGTCAACCTCGGCCTGATCCAGAAATTCGTGGACGCCAAGAAGCTCGACGCCAAAGGCACGATCACCGAGGACGTGCTGGTGGAAAGCGGCCTGGTGCGCCGCAAGCTCGACGGTGTGCGCGTGCTTGCCAAGGGCGACGTGACCGCGAAACTGAACATCGAAGTGACCGGCGCGTCCAAATCGGCCATCGAGGCGGTCGAGAAGGCGGGCGGCTCACTCAAGGTCACAACCGCGCAGGCGGCTGAATAA
- the rplE gene encoding 50S ribosomal protein L5 yields MLDSAAYTPRLKTQYRDSIRAALKEEFGYKNDMQIPRLEKIVLNIGCGAEAVKDSKKAKSAQEDLTTIAGQHAVVTTAKNSIAGFRVREGMPMGAKVTLRGDRMYDFLDRLITIAMPRIRDFRGVPGKSFDGRGNYAMGIKEHIVFPEINFDKVDEVWGMDIVIATTAQTDAEAKALLKHFNMPFNS; encoded by the coding sequence ATGCTTGATAGTGCAGCTTACACCCCGCGTCTGAAAACCCAGTACCGCGACAGCATCCGTGCGGCTCTGAAAGAAGAGTTCGGCTACAAGAACGACATGCAGATCCCGCGTCTGGAAAAGATCGTCCTGAACATCGGCTGTGGCGCTGAAGCTGTGAAAGACAGCAAGAAAGCCAAATCCGCCCAGGAAGACCTGACCACCATCGCAGGTCAGCACGCTGTTGTGACCACCGCGAAGAACTCCATCGCCGGCTTCCGCGTTCGCGAAGGCATGCCGATGGGCGCCAAGGTCACCCTGCGCGGCGACCGCATGTATGATTTCCTCGATCGCCTGATCACCATCGCCATGCCCCGTATCCGCGACTTCCGCGGTGTGCCGGGTAAGAGCTTTGACGGACGTGGCAACTACGCCATGGGCATCAAGGAACATATCGTGTTCCCCGAGATCAACTTCGACAAGGTCGACGAAGTGTGGGGCATGGACATCGTTATCGCAACCACGGCGCAGACCGACGCTGAAGCCAAGGCGCTGTTGAAGCATTTCAACATGCCCTTCAACAGCTGA
- the secY gene encoding preprotein translocase subunit SecY, with protein MVSAAEQMAANTSWSALGKATDLRNRIFFTLGLLCVYRLGTYIPVPGIDGAELRQFMEQAATGIGGILSMFTGGALGRMGIFALGIMPYISASIIVQLLTAMVPALEQLKKEGEQGRKKINQYTRYGTVFLATLQSYGLAMSLQSGDIVTNPGAFFVASCMITLVGGTMFLMWLGEQITARGVGNGISLIIFVGIIAEVPAALAQFFASGRSGAISPAVIIGVILMVIVTIGFVVFMERSLRKIHIQYPRRQVGMKVYDGGSSHLPVKVNPAGVIPAIFASSLLLLPITIGTFSGNSTNPVLSTILAYFGPGQPAYLAFFTLMIVFFTYFYTFNVAFKPDDVADNLKNQNGFVPGVRPGKKTAEYLEYVVNRVLVLGSAYLALVCLLPEILRAQLNIPFYFGGTSVLIVVSVTMDTIQQVQSHLLAHQYEGLIEKSQLSGKGKKRARRKGTGRK; from the coding sequence ATGGTATCCGCAGCTGAACAAATGGCCGCCAACACGAGCTGGTCGGCCCTGGGCAAGGCCACTGATCTCCGCAACCGTATCTTTTTCACGCTGGGTCTGCTCTGCGTCTATCGCCTGGGCACCTATATTCCCGTGCCGGGCATCGACGGGGCCGAGCTGCGGCAATTCATGGAGCAGGCGGCCACCGGCATCGGCGGCATCCTGTCGATGTTCACCGGCGGCGCGCTGGGGCGGATGGGGATCTTTGCCCTTGGCATCATGCCCTACATTTCGGCCTCTATTATCGTTCAGCTTCTGACGGCCATGGTGCCCGCGCTTGAGCAGCTCAAGAAAGAGGGCGAGCAGGGGCGCAAGAAGATCAACCAATATACCCGCTATGGCACGGTGTTTCTGGCCACGCTGCAAAGCTATGGCCTCGCCATGTCGCTGCAATCGGGCGATATCGTGACCAATCCGGGCGCGTTCTTTGTGGCGTCCTGCATGATCACCCTGGTGGGTGGCACGATGTTCCTGATGTGGCTGGGTGAGCAGATCACCGCGCGCGGTGTGGGCAACGGCATCTCGCTGATCATCTTCGTCGGTATCATCGCCGAAGTTCCGGCCGCTCTGGCGCAATTCTTCGCCTCTGGCCGCTCGGGCGCCATCAGCCCGGCGGTGATCATCGGCGTGATCCTCATGGTCATCGTGACCATCGGCTTTGTGGTGTTCATGGAGCGCTCGCTTCGCAAGATCCATATCCAGTATCCCCGCCGCCAGGTCGGGATGAAGGTCTATGACGGGGGCTCCTCGCACCTGCCGGTCAAGGTCAACCCCGCAGGCGTGATCCCGGCGATCTTCGCCAGCTCGCTTTTGCTTCTGCCGATCACCATCGGGACGTTCTCGGGCAATTCGACCAACCCGGTCCTGTCGACCATTCTGGCCTATTTCGGCCCGGGCCAGCCCGCCTATCTGGCCTTCTTCACCCTGATGATCGTGTTCTTCACCTATTTCTACACGTTCAACGTGGCCTTCAAACCCGATGACGTGGCGGACAACCTGAAGAACCAGAACGGCTTCGTTCCCGGTGTGCGCCCGGGCAAGAAGACGGCGGAGTATCTGGAATACGTGGTCAACCGCGTGCTCGTGCTGGGCTCGGCCTATCTGGCCCTCGTGTGTCTTCTGCCCGAGATCCTGCGCGCGCAGCTCAACATTCCGTTCTATTTCGGCGGCACCTCGGTTCTGATTGTGGTCTCGGTGACGATGGACACGATCCAGCAGGTGCAAAGCCATCTTCTGGCGCATCAATATGAAGGGCTGATTGAAAAGTCGCAGCTCAGCGGCAAGGGCAAGAAACGCGCCCGCAGAAAAGGGACTGGACGAAAATGA